The window CGTGATTGAAAGCAAGAGTAACTTAAAACTGCCTATAATTTGCTCCTGTTATGGCACACATGAGATTACGACTATTAACATCTAAAAGTCCTCATAAGCATGGCTACCAGTAATGTAGTATTCAATGTAATGACACAGTTTAATGATCTAGCGAGAAAATATCATTTGGGGGAGTAGCAGGGTTCATAACCAGACTTGCAAGAACACGGCTGAACTATCAGTTGTTATATATGCAGCATCCTAAGAAAATAAACACTTAACCCACCAAAGTAATACAGTCAATAAACTAAAATTTAGATAGGATTGAAGGCAGTAAAGCACGGAGAACTACTAAGGAATAACTTGTCTGGTTTCTCCACAGATAAAAGTGGATGTAGATTCTGGAGTAGCAAATCACGTACCCATAACAAAACTGAGAAGATAGGGAACTCCGATATGTAATTCATCAGGCAAAGCCTCCAAGATTGGGAAAAGAGGTAGTAATTGAGACCTCTCCATGGATGTTGCTACAATAAAACACCAACGAAGTCAAAGTGACTTGGTGTATCAACCAAAGTTCATTAACACATACAAACTATATGATGAACGAAACCAAAATAGATCCATAACACCAACCTGGGTTGACTAGTATCAGTACTAGATCAATGGTAGGATTGCGTGCAGCAACAGCAAGTGATAAGCATCCTCCAAAAGAATCTCCAACCAAATAAATTGGCTTGTTGGGAGATGAAGCATGCTCAAGCCTAATAGTGTCTTCCACCAGTTTCACCAAACCTAAAAATGTACCGCCACTAAAGTATTGATTGATAGAATCATCTTAAAAAAGACTAGGCAAAACCTGACTACCATAAGTTTGAATCGAAAGCTGTATGCACGTGGTGCATAGGTAAAATAGTATTGCTTGGAGTCTACGAAATGTCTAGCAATACAGCTATATATCCATAGCCACGTAATGGTTTCAGACATCAAAGGTTACAATGATTAAATCCAGTGCATTGAACAATATGGTGTAGTGGATCATACTCAAATTCTTCAACAAGAAGAAATGCCTCATTGCGGTTTGGTATAAATGAGACGACAGGGTCAGTGGAAAACTCAAGCGACTGTTGGTTTACCAACGTTCAAGCATAAGACAGAACCCACTTACAAATTAGAAACTAGTTTAGCCTGTTAACATCATATCACATGCAAAATTTCAAGTAGCTAAACTCAGTTCTAGATGCAGGACTGCCATCAATAGTTGGAATAACTTCACAAATAACTCGAGATATTACTGCATATGCACATAAACTTATATGAATAAAGATATGTAATGTAAGGGATGGGGATATAAGAATTATGACCTTCAAATGGTGTTCGATCATTAACTGGAATATGCAAGCATCGAACTTCAAAGACCCTGCAATGTTTGAGGAAGTATAGATCAGAACAAATAGTTGACCCCAAGTAAAATAGGTAAACCTGATCTCTTGAAGTGCCATGTTTCTCTAGCAAGGCCAACTATTACAGGGGTGGAGTCTGAGCAACAAAAACATAGTTGTCAAAAATCAAGGATAAGAGTTAATAACTCACTTCTGAAGAGCTTTATGATGCAAAATGAGTCCCCACCCAGTACCATCCAACCCTGTATGTATCAATAACAAAATGATTATACAACATTGATATAAATTTCACTCAAAAGAAAAAAAAAGATCACTCGTTAGAAACTCATCTCAAAAGTTTCTTCACATAAGACTGCTAAGAGACAAAAATGAATGTTTTTGTTCAAGACCATATGTGCATATCACTTAATGAAAATCACAAAACTAAGGTAGCTATAAGATTAATGACATATGGTGACTGATCCGGCATCAATTACCAGGCAAAAACAAAAGAACTGGAGAATCCTTCAATGGAGGGTTGCGAGCAAGGGGGCTAAACCATCGGGGAGGACCACCATCAGGCTTAATCATCTCCTCACTTGCATCGAAATAATCCTTTACAGTCACAGTCCCGTACCCGTCATCCCACAAAGGTTCCAAACTTTCAAGTACACCATCTTCTATGTTCTGTTTGTCCTTAACCTTATGCCTCAAACTGCCATTCCCATGATCAACCCAAGGCCTACTTCCCTCCCTCTCCCCAACTACAGAAGCTCCATTCACTACAATTGAGTCTGAAGACAAAACTGATGCATCCTGATTACTTAAACTTCTACCTTGCACTCTAAACCGAGGCTTACTCTCGGAACTCAACCCAAAAAAGTAAGGTCCCCCAAAACCTATAACTGATGTCATGACTGATGCTACAATTACAGAAGATTGATTCTAGACCCTTAATTCACCCAGTGAGGAACTTGTGAACTTCAAAATCTAGTACTTGGGAGCAGAAATGAAGGTTAATGTGCTAAATTCAGTTGGCCCCTAAACCACTCTATGGATAATATCACACATTAAGCACAGAAATGGTCACAAAAGTGAAACTTGAAGCAACCCCAGATTAGGAAAACTGGAATTTATAGTCTGACACAGAAACATTTCCAAAAGTGAAAGTTGAAGCAAACCCAGAATGGCAAACTGGAATTTATATATACAGCCCAACACAGAGACAGTTCCAAAAGTGAAACTCTAGAACTGCCTCTCTAGCACAAGCAAAGTTCTGAGGCTCTAAACTTTAAGAATTATTGGCAGCAATATGGTACAACAAATGTGAAAAAAACACCACACAAATAAACATAGCAAAAATGG of the Fragaria vesca subsp. vesca linkage group LG6, FraVesHawaii_1.0, whole genome shotgun sequence genome contains:
- the LOC101299603 gene encoding acyltransferase-like protein At1g54570, chloroplastic-like, which gives rise to MTSVIGFGGPYFFGLSSESKPRFRVQGRSLSNQDASVLSSDSIVVNGASVVGEREGSRPWVDHGNGSLRHKVKDKQNIEDGVLESLEPLWDDGYGTVTVKDYFDASEEMIKPDGGPPRWFSPLARNPPLKDSPVLLFLPGLDDSTPVIVGLARETWHFKRSGLVKLVEDTIRLEHASSPNKPIYLVGDSFGGCLSLAVAARNPTIDLVLILVNPATSMERSQLLPLFPILEALPDELHIGVPYLLSFVM